The Spirosoma oryzicola region ATAGAATAGCATTAATTCGCGTCAAATTCGATTCCATTACGACTATGGTTACTGTCTCAGAAATCGCCAAAGATAAAATCATTGAACTCCGTCAGAAAGACGGCCTCACCGACAGTTACGCAATCCGAGTGGGTGTTCAGGGCGGAGGCTGTTCGGGCCTGATGTACGATCTACAGTTCGACGCTACACAGCAACCAACCGACCATGTCGTTGAAGATAAAGGCATTAAGATTCTGGTCGACCGCAAAAGCCTGCTTTACCTGGCGGGTACCGAACTCGACTTTTCGGACGGTCTGAACGGAAAAGGTTTTCAGTTTAAAAATCCGAATGCGTCACGTACCTGCGGTTGTGGCGAAAGTTTTGCCGTTTAACAGGTTCTGACAGTATCGTTTATTCGAAAGACCGCCTGACCAAGCGGTCTTTTTCGTTTACCCGCTTTCTGTCTACTGCCTTCCGTTCGTTACAGTTCTGATCTGACCATCTTTGCCCCGGCAACCATGTTGGCTAGTTTTTGCTTGGCTGCCCAGCGGGCCGTCTGGCTAAGCCCGCAATCGGGAGCAACGGCCAGTTTTTCGGCGGGTACATAAGGTAAACATTTTCGAATCCGTTCGGCTACGTCGTCGGGCGTTTCGATGTAGTAGCTTTTTACGTCGATCACGCCGACGGCCACATCAACTTTTTCGGCAAACCGTTCGAGCAGATTGACCTCGGCAAAATTCAGGATCGTCATTTCAGAATGAATCTCATCGACGGTCATATCCAGAAAGTCAGGGAGCATGGGCGCGATGGTCTTTTTACCCACCGAACGCCCTTTGTAGTTGCCGAAACAGAGGTGCATCGACAAGCGGGTTTTGC contains the following coding sequences:
- a CDS encoding HesB/IscA family protein codes for the protein MVTVSEIAKDKIIELRQKDGLTDSYAIRVGVQGGGCSGLMYDLQFDATQQPTDHVVEDKGIKILVDRKSLLYLAGTELDFSDGLNGKGFQFKNPNASRTCGCGESFAV